From Firmicutes bacterium HGW-Firmicutes-1, the proteins below share one genomic window:
- a CDS encoding DNA helicase RecG: protein MNISSPITNIKGIGEKTAKALEKINIYTIEDLIRYYPRDYEQKIDLKKISEMNFNEVNLVEGEVCEMPQNIRKKNLIITKMKVKDETGQIYVTWFKQPYMKNKFNLYEKVVLKGKVTLKYGQIQMESPKVIRKDELILQSSQQLFPIYPLIKELSLRSLTDFINEGLNYTKGQLKDFLPSEIKEQYMLCEYNYALSQIHNPEDEHALEMAKKRLIFDEFLYFQLGLLMIKNECFVMENQFDFKQVNLVSHFLTLIPFELTTAQIKVWKEIKNDLQGERTMNRLVQGDVGSGKTIVAVLALLFAVENGYQGTMMAPTEVLAKQHYKSLLGLLEPLGIKVGLLVGSMTKKQKQEISAEIEDGTIQIIIGTHAIIQDPIKFHNLSLVITDEQHRFGVKQREKLAGKGHHPHVLVMSATPIPRTLALIVYGDLDVSIIDELPPGRQIIKTYSVQSSYRERIYSFIEKEIEIGRQCYIVCPAVEENEEIDLESVIQYTDKLKIALPSSIRIAFLYGKMKPKEKNSIMESFSEGDIDVLVSTTVIEVGVNVPNATIMVIENAERFGLAGLHQLRGRVGRGVHQSHCILITDSKADITKKRMKVLEKYTDGFIISEYDLKLRGPGDAFGIKQHGLPEFKIGSIFENMDVLKETHILAKKINEEDKHLTSEKYKCLGDLINASLSQSIGQISL from the coding sequence TTGAATATTTCAAGCCCTATTACCAATATAAAGGGTATAGGTGAAAAAACAGCGAAAGCTTTAGAAAAAATAAATATTTATACAATTGAAGATCTAATTCGTTATTATCCAAGAGATTATGAACAAAAGATAGATTTGAAAAAAATCTCAGAAATGAACTTCAATGAAGTTAATCTTGTTGAAGGTGAAGTTTGTGAGATGCCTCAAAATATCAGGAAGAAAAACCTGATCATTACAAAGATGAAAGTGAAAGATGAAACAGGACAAATTTATGTTACATGGTTTAAACAACCTTATATGAAAAACAAGTTTAACCTTTATGAAAAAGTAGTATTAAAAGGTAAGGTCACATTAAAATATGGTCAAATACAAATGGAATCACCAAAGGTTATTAGAAAAGATGAATTGATTCTTCAAAGCTCTCAGCAGTTGTTTCCAATCTATCCTTTAATAAAGGAACTTTCTCTAAGGAGCTTGACTGATTTTATCAATGAAGGGTTAAACTACACAAAGGGACAATTGAAAGATTTTCTCCCAAGTGAAATAAAAGAACAATATATGCTTTGTGAATATAATTATGCACTTTCTCAAATTCATAATCCTGAAGATGAACATGCTCTTGAAATGGCAAAAAAAAGATTGATATTTGATGAATTTCTATATTTTCAGTTAGGACTTTTGATGATAAAAAACGAGTGTTTTGTCATGGAGAACCAATTTGATTTTAAGCAAGTAAACTTGGTAAGTCATTTTTTAACGCTAATTCCATTTGAATTGACTACGGCGCAAATCAAAGTTTGGAAAGAAATAAAAAATGATTTACAAGGTGAGCGAACAATGAATCGTTTGGTACAGGGCGATGTTGGTTCCGGAAAAACAATTGTTGCAGTTTTGGCTTTATTATTTGCAGTAGAAAATGGTTATCAGGGGACGATGATGGCGCCTACTGAGGTATTGGCTAAACAGCATTATAAATCCTTATTAGGCCTACTTGAGCCGTTAGGTATTAAGGTTGGTTTACTTGTTGGTTCAATGACTAAAAAACAAAAACAAGAAATATCGGCAGAAATAGAAGATGGTACTATTCAAATTATCATTGGAACCCATGCAATTATTCAAGATCCGATTAAGTTTCATAATTTGTCGTTGGTTATTACAGATGAACAACATCGATTTGGAGTAAAGCAAAGAGAAAAGTTAGCAGGAAAAGGTCATCATCCACATGTTTTAGTCATGAGTGCAACACCAATACCTAGAACCTTAGCCTTAATTGTTTATGGGGATTTGGATGTTTCTATTATTGATGAGCTTCCGCCAGGTAGACAAATTATAAAAACCTATAGTGTGCAAAGTAGTTACCGAGAAAGGATTTATTCTTTTATAGAAAAAGAAATTGAAATAGGAAGACAATGCTATATTGTTTGCCCTGCAGTTGAAGAAAATGAAGAGATTGATTTAGAATCAGTTATTCAATATACAGACAAGTTGAAGATCGCACTACCATCTTCAATAAGAATAGCATTTTTATATGGAAAAATGAAACCAAAAGAAAAAAATTCGATTATGGAAAGTTTTTCAGAAGGTGATATAGATGTTTTGGTATCTACAACAGTTATTGAAGTTGGAGTTAATGTACCCAATGCAACGATTATGGTAATTGAAAATGCAGAAAGATTTGGTTTAGCTGGGCTTCATCAGCTTCGTGGTAGAGTTGGAAGAGGTGTTCATCAGTCACATTGTATACTAATTACTGATTCAAAAGCTGATATAACAAAGAAAAGAATGAAGGTACTAGAAAAGTATACAGATGGTTTTATCATTTCTGAATATGATTTAAAGCTTAGAGGACCAGGAGATGCATTTGGAATTAAGCAACACGGGTTACCTGAATTTAAAATCGGTAGTATATTTGAAAATATGGATGTATTAAAAGAAACCCATATTTTGGCAAAAAAAATAAATGAGGAAGACAAACATTTAACAAGTGAGAAGTATAAATGTTTAGGTGACTTGATTAATGCATCGTTAAGTCAAAGTATAGGGCAAATTTCGCTATAA
- a CDS encoding spore protein codes for MASRNRNVVPQAREALDRFKYEVASEIGVPLKQGYNGDLTSAQNGSVGGYMVKKLIESAEQNMANGNTLR; via the coding sequence ATGGCAAGTAGAAATAGAAATGTTGTACCACAAGCAAGAGAAGCATTAGATAGATTCAAATATGAGGTAGCAAGTGAAATTGGAGTACCATTAAAACAAGGTTATAATGGCGACTTAACTTCTGCACAAAATGGATCTGTTGGTGGATATATGGTTAAGAAGTTAATTGAATCAGCAGAACAAAACATGGCAAATGGTAATACACTTAGATAA
- the spoIIIAA gene encoding stage III sporulation protein AA, whose product MKCNRIENILSERLKRVLEDINVSTELQEIRLRVDKPILIYWGNKEFFVGNDLKLRTTDENCLYATNDDIKEVLEYISKHSLYAYEEDIRNGYITIEGGHRIGLAGKVVLENGKVKTIRNVSCINIRVSHEMKGCADHILPYIVNDGLIHHTLIISPPKCGKTTLLRDIVRQVSDGFMNFCGVNVGLVDERSEIGGCYRGIPQNDIGKRTDVLDSCNKGEGLLMLIRAMAPQVIALDEIGNKDDIDAIEYALNAGCKIICTVHGNSIKDIKDKPKLQELIERKLFKRYIFLENQNNIGDVKKIYDEDHKMISMLVDKRVLKES is encoded by the coding sequence ATGAAGTGCAATAGAATAGAAAATATTTTATCTGAAAGACTTAAGAGAGTATTAGAGGATATTAATGTAAGTACTGAACTACAAGAAATTCGATTAAGAGTAGACAAGCCTATTTTGATTTACTGGGGCAATAAGGAGTTTTTTGTTGGTAATGACCTAAAACTACGCACAACAGATGAAAATTGCTTATATGCAACAAATGATGACATAAAGGAGGTATTAGAATATATTAGCAAACATTCACTATATGCTTATGAAGAGGATATAAGGAATGGTTATATAACAATAGAAGGCGGTCATAGAATTGGACTTGCAGGTAAGGTGGTTTTAGAGAATGGTAAGGTCAAAACCATTCGAAATGTATCTTGTATCAATATTAGAGTATCACATGAAATGAAGGGTTGTGCGGATCATATTTTGCCTTATATTGTGAATGACGGTTTGATACATCATACGCTAATCATTTCTCCACCGAAATGCGGTAAGACAACCCTGCTTAGAGATATCGTAAGACAAGTTTCTGATGGCTTTATGAACTTTTGTGGTGTTAATGTGGGTTTAGTAGATGAGAGATCAGAAATTGGGGGTTGTTATAGAGGAATACCGCAAAATGATATTGGTAAGAGAACAGATGTATTAGATAGTTGCAACAAAGGTGAGGGATTGCTGATGTTAATTAGAGCAATGGCACCACAAGTAATTGCCTTAGATGAAATTGGCAATAAAGATGACATTGATGCAATTGAATATGCCTTAAATGCTGGATGTAAAATAATATGTACAGTACATGGAAATTCTATAAAAGATATTAAGGACAAACCCAAGTTACAGGAATTAATAGAAAGAAAACTTTTTAAGCGATATATTTTTTTGGAAAATCAAAATAATATTGGTGATGTTAAAAAAATATATGATGAAGATCATAAAATGATCAGTATGCTTGTAGATAAGAGGGTGTTAAAGGAGAGTTAA
- the spoIIIAC gene encoding stage III sporulation protein AC yields MDISIIFKIAAVGILISVLNQVLDRAGREEQAMLTTLAGLVVVLFWVIHYISDLFVEVQQLFQL; encoded by the coding sequence ATGGATATTTCAATTATTTTTAAAATTGCAGCAGTAGGTATATTGATTTCTGTATTAAATCAAGTATTAGATAGGGCTGGAAGAGAAGAACAAGCTATGTTAACTACTTTAGCAGGATTAGTTGTTGTTTTGTTTTGGGTTATACATTACATAAGTGATTTGTTTGTAGAAGTACAACAATTATTTCAACTTTAG
- the spoIIIAD gene encoding stage III sporulation protein AD produces the protein MHMEIVQIVIIGLCATIFIAILDKQKEFKVYISIVASVIIFFIFIDKFDSIIALFNKINALMNIDDVYMKILLQILGIAFVTEFGSQLCKDSGQKSIANNIEIAGKIIILVISAPIVLGIISLIESIM, from the coding sequence ATGCATATGGAAATAGTACAGATAGTGATTATTGGATTGTGTGCTACAATTTTTATTGCAATTCTTGACAAACAAAAAGAATTCAAAGTATATATTAGCATTGTTGCGTCGGTCATTATTTTCTTCATATTTATTGATAAATTTGATTCCATCATTGCATTGTTTAACAAAATCAATGCTCTAATGAACATCGATGATGTCTATATGAAAATACTACTTCAAATACTTGGTATAGCTTTTGTTACAGAGTTTGGTTCCCAATTATGCAAGGATTCAGGACAAAAATCAATAGCGAATAATATTGAAATTGCAGGCAAGATTATTATTTTAGTTATTTCAGCACCAATCGTGTTGGGAATTATTAGCTTAATAGAATCAATTATGTAA
- the spoIIIAF gene encoding stage III sporulation protein AF, whose product MEFLSDWAKNIVYYILLVKLISQLLPNGNMSKYIKLFTGVLLIVVVMEPILSLRNLDQKVLSNIMNMENMLAHKDYNSQSKTYNQINDQLAINLYKKQVEEHIRKLVHDEGVEVSRIEIEVNEDEGDHFGEIVAMNLNVRKETANKGVTIDKIEIGNHHTAHDVTAEDIIIEKNIKIALRGFYNIAPDNMNISISQ is encoded by the coding sequence ATGGAATTTTTATCAGATTGGGCAAAAAATATTGTTTATTATATTCTATTAGTGAAGTTAATCTCTCAATTACTACCAAATGGTAACATGAGTAAATATATTAAGTTGTTTACTGGGGTTTTATTAATTGTCGTTGTAATGGAACCAATCTTATCATTACGCAATCTGGATCAGAAGGTATTAAGTAATATCATGAATATGGAAAATATGTTAGCGCATAAAGATTATAATAGTCAATCAAAAACATATAACCAAATCAATGACCAGTTAGCAATCAATTTATATAAGAAACAAGTTGAAGAGCATATTAGAAAACTTGTTCATGATGAAGGTGTAGAAGTAAGCCGTATTGAAATAGAAGTTAATGAAGATGAAGGGGATCATTTTGGTGAAATAGTTGCAATGAACCTAAATGTAAGAAAAGAAACCGCTAATAAAGGTGTGACGATTGACAAAATTGAAATAGGCAATCATCATACGGCACATGATGTTACAGCAGAAGATATTATTATAGAAAAAAATATTAAAATTGCATTACGTGGCTTCTATAATATCGCTCCTGATAATATGAATATTAGTATAAGCCAATGA
- a CDS encoding stage III sporulation protein AH: MNTFKKNQIIITALAIMIAIAGYLNFTDKASIKEEKYVFNNKGSDVTQDAGVLVPNEDELTNANVIEEIMEETATTGENVTSEETAIVDEAQKETVGEAVFVSSNSVDSRYFLEEKIDREQTRAYSMEILLGVINNEKLGEEQKIDAAAKMVDLQDRIEKEAAAESILEAKGFEEVFVRMDEKGVDVVVNAEKLTENELAQITDVVARKTGVAAELVVITPLKINK, translated from the coding sequence ATGAATACCTTTAAAAAAAATCAAATTATAATTACAGCTTTAGCGATTATGATTGCCATAGCTGGATACTTGAACTTTACTGATAAGGCTAGTATCAAAGAAGAAAAATATGTGTTCAATAACAAAGGTTCAGATGTTACTCAGGATGCAGGTGTATTAGTACCTAATGAGGATGAGTTAACAAATGCAAATGTTATTGAAGAAATAATGGAAGAAACTGCAACGACTGGAGAAAATGTAACCAGTGAGGAAACTGCAATCGTTGACGAAGCACAAAAAGAAACAGTAGGGGAAGCAGTATTTGTGAGTAGTAATTCTGTGGATAGCCGCTATTTTCTTGAAGAAAAAATTGATAGAGAACAAACAAGAGCCTACAGTATGGAAATATTACTTGGTGTGATTAACAATGAAAAATTAGGCGAAGAACAAAAAATTGATGCAGCTGCAAAAATGGTGGATTTACAGGATCGAATAGAAAAAGAAGCAGCAGCAGAATCTATTTTAGAAGCAAAGGGTTTTGAAGAAGTTTTTGTTAGAATGGATGAAAAAGGTGTAGATGTTGTTGTAAATGCAGAAAAACTAACTGAAAATGAGTTGGCACAAATTACTGATGTAGTAGCTAGAAAAACAGGTGTAGCAGCTGAACTGGTAGTGATTACACCTCTTAAAATAAATAAGTAA
- a CDS encoding Asp23/Gls24 family envelope stress response protein has product MDRETVKIHEKEDIGEVQIANEVVAIIAGLAATEVDGIAGMVGSLKGDVFELLGKKNLSKGVIVNVGEDSISLELSVIVDFGASIPEACKNVQEKVKNAVETMTGLTVEEVNVRVAGVDVENK; this is encoded by the coding sequence ATGGATAGAGAAACAGTTAAAATACATGAAAAAGAAGATATTGGAGAAGTTCAGATTGCCAATGAAGTAGTTGCAATTATTGCTGGTTTAGCTGCCACAGAAGTTGATGGTATAGCTGGGATGGTAGGTAGCTTAAAGGGAGATGTTTTTGAGCTATTAGGCAAGAAGAATTTATCTAAGGGTGTCATCGTAAATGTTGGTGAAGACTCCATTTCCTTAGAACTATCTGTGATTGTTGATTTTGGAGCAAGTATTCCAGAAGCATGCAAGAATGTGCAGGAAAAAGTAAAAAATGCTGTTGAAACAATGACAGGACTCACAGTAGAGGAAGTTAATGTACGTGTTGCTGGCGTAGATGTTGAAAACAAATAA
- the nusB gene encoding transcription antitermination factor NusB, with the protein MNRRLQREHVFKIIFSYEFDIKEDFAQHMEYYLEDIEPDNAESIDYIREKALKIVGLIDEIDLRINEKTKDWTTERIAKVEVAIIRLAVYEVYYDDEVPNSVAINEAIEIAKKFGGESSPSFVNGVLANIVN; encoded by the coding sequence GTGAACAGAAGATTGCAAAGGGAGCATGTTTTTAAAATCATATTTTCTTATGAATTTGACATAAAAGAAGATTTTGCTCAACATATGGAATATTATTTAGAGGATATTGAACCAGACAATGCAGAGTCTATTGATTATATAAGAGAAAAGGCACTTAAGATTGTTGGCTTGATTGATGAGATTGATTTGCGCATTAATGAAAAAACGAAGGATTGGACAACGGAGAGAATTGCCAAGGTAGAAGTTGCAATTATAAGACTAGCTGTCTATGAAGTGTATTATGATGACGAAGTACCAAATTCGGTAGCAATAAATGAAGCGATAGAAATAGCTAAAAAGTTTGGTGGAGAGAGTTCGCCATCATTTGTGAATGGTGTGCTTGCAAATATCGTTAATTAA
- a CDS encoding exodeoxyribonuclease VII large subunit gives MNQNILSVAQVNAYIKKLFEMDYIVKSVWIQGEVSNCKQHSSGHVYFTLKDANSSIACVLFKGYRLNSLKDLKDGMKIIAHGAVSVYEKSGQYQLYVKEFLEDGVGLLYMKFEALKERLDELGWFSEEYKKALPYYPRKVGIVTSDTGAAIQDIVHISKRRNPFIQLVLYPSLVQGAEAKDNIVEGIRFLDAVPDIDIIIIGRGGGSIEDLWPFNEECVAKAIFEAKTPIISAVGHETDFTISDFVADMRAPTPSAAAELAIPSIDEIQSSLNYYKEKLTQLIEYRIDQKRSLIEVYKARFERYNPRHSVEQIMQNLNDLQDRLENAIFTNIKDLKNQLALLSESLKRVSPIEKLKDGFAYITDENGKHIKSIDHLNGQETLVIQLFDGQIKAGITNIEKGEGNYGEE, from the coding sequence ATGAATCAAAATATATTATCAGTTGCACAAGTGAATGCATATATTAAAAAGCTTTTTGAAATGGATTATATTGTCAAGAGCGTCTGGATTCAAGGTGAAGTGTCAAACTGTAAACAACATAGCTCTGGCCATGTTTATTTTACATTGAAAGATGCGAATTCATCTATTGCTTGTGTGCTTTTTAAAGGATATAGGCTAAATTCGTTAAAGGATTTAAAGGATGGGATGAAAATCATTGCCCATGGCGCAGTTTCGGTATATGAAAAAAGTGGTCAATACCAATTATATGTAAAAGAATTTTTAGAAGACGGTGTTGGTTTGCTATATATGAAATTTGAAGCCTTAAAGGAAAGACTAGATGAATTAGGATGGTTTTCGGAAGAATATAAAAAAGCACTCCCATACTATCCTCGAAAAGTAGGAATCGTTACATCAGATACGGGTGCTGCTATTCAGGATATCGTTCACATTTCAAAAAGAAGAAACCCATTCATTCAATTAGTACTTTATCCTTCCCTAGTCCAAGGTGCAGAAGCAAAGGATAATATTGTTGAAGGTATTCGTTTTTTAGATGCAGTACCCGACATAGATATTATTATTATTGGAAGAGGTGGAGGGTCAATTGAAGATTTATGGCCTTTTAATGAAGAGTGCGTAGCAAAAGCAATCTTTGAAGCAAAAACACCTATTATTTCAGCAGTAGGACATGAGACGGATTTTACTATATCCGATTTTGTAGCAGATATGAGAGCGCCAACCCCGTCAGCAGCTGCAGAACTTGCGATACCTTCCATTGATGAGATACAGTCTTCCTTAAATTACTATAAAGAAAAATTAACGCAGCTTATTGAATATAGAATTGATCAAAAAAGAAGTTTAATTGAAGTTTATAAGGCTAGATTCGAAAGATATAACCCGAGACATAGTGTTGAACAAATCATGCAAAATCTGAATGATTTACAAGATAGGCTTGAAAATGCAATCTTCACCAATATCAAAGACTTGAAGAATCAACTAGCGCTTTTAAGCGAAAGCTTAAAGCGGGTTTCACCTATAGAAAAACTTAAAGACGGGTTTGCGTATATAACTGATGAGAACGGAAAACATATTAAATCAATAGATCATTTAAATGGACAAGAAACGCTCGTGATTCAATTATTTGATGGTCAAATTAAGGCTGGAATAACTAATATTGAGAAAGGTGAGGGAAACTATGGTGAAGAATAA
- the xseB gene encoding exodeoxyribonuclease VII small subunit, with protein sequence MVKNKTLEENIKDIEGIVEKIEKGGVSLEESIILYKEGVSILEKCNIKIDTIEKELIVIKDQDKV encoded by the coding sequence ATGGTGAAGAATAAAACACTTGAAGAAAACATTAAAGACATTGAAGGTATCGTAGAAAAAATTGAGAAGGGTGGAGTATCCCTTGAGGAATCAATTATTCTATACAAAGAAGGCGTTTCAATTTTAGAAAAGTGTAATATAAAAATTGATACGATTGAGAAAGAACTCATTGTAATAAAAGATCAAGACAAGGTGTAA
- a CDS encoding farnesyl-diphosphate synthase has translation MEFKLELNKRIDYIINLLKIYLPKQVENNELLVEAMAYSLLAGGKRMRPIFMLEAFTILNGEGKIINPFMAAIEMIHTYSLIHDDLPALDNDELRRGMPTCHVKFGENIAILAGDALLNRAFEIAIEEALINPKMNVIRAMNEIGKAAGANGMIGGQVADVLNENKPIDIELLNYIHTHKTSAMIEASFVVGALLANATEREVEVFRSIGKNIGLAFQIQDDILDVTGSEFELGKPINSDEKNSKVTYVTLKGMEKSTQIVFEQLEEAVTYLQSFDSDKCEFLLAFIEYLKTRNH, from the coding sequence ATGGAATTTAAATTAGAACTTAACAAACGTATAGATTATATTATAAATTTATTAAAAATATATTTGCCAAAGCAAGTAGAAAATAACGAACTATTAGTTGAAGCAATGGCATATAGCTTATTAGCTGGTGGTAAAAGAATGCGACCTATTTTCATGTTGGAAGCATTTACCATATTGAATGGTGAAGGTAAAATTATAAATCCCTTCATGGCGGCAATTGAAATGATACATACGTATTCGTTAATTCATGATGACTTACCTGCACTTGATAATGATGAATTGCGAAGAGGTATGCCTACTTGTCATGTTAAGTTTGGTGAGAATATCGCTATATTAGCTGGAGATGCACTTCTTAATCGTGCATTTGAAATAGCGATAGAGGAAGCTCTAATAAATCCTAAAATGAACGTAATTAGGGCTATGAATGAAATCGGAAAGGCAGCTGGTGCCAATGGAATGATTGGTGGACAAGTTGCAGATGTATTAAATGAAAATAAGCCAATAGATATTGAACTTCTTAACTATATTCACACCCATAAAACCTCTGCTATGATTGAAGCCTCTTTTGTTGTTGGGGCATTACTAGCAAACGCAACGGAAAGGGAAGTAGAAGTATTTAGAAGTATTGGTAAAAATATAGGATTAGCCTTTCAAATTCAAGATGACATACTAGATGTTACGGGTTCAGAATTTGAACTTGGAAAACCAATTAATAGTGATGAAAAAAACAGCAAAGTAACTTATGTTACTCTGAAAGGTATGGAGAAGTCTACTCAAATTGTATTTGAACAATTAGAAGAGGCTGTAACATACCTTCAAAGCTTTGATTCAGATAAATGCGAATTTCTTCTAGCATTTATAGAATATTTAAAAACAAGGAATCATTAA
- a CDS encoding Mg2+ and Co2+ transporter CorB, translating to MYNLESKEKKTKVKFRSLYTHRSVNYSWIMVVTIITFFISIILGYFSLVITERVSLYLAIIVLLLIVFTGVFFDLLGIAVTAAEETPFHAMASHRLRGAKESITILRNAGPVANFFNDVIGDISGIISGSASAAILIKINQNISVQSTLASLILTAIIAAITVGGKAIGKEIALRHANYVVFKMGYIISFFSFKGQKK from the coding sequence GTGTATAATTTGGAGTCGAAGGAAAAAAAAACAAAAGTAAAATTTAGAAGCTTATATACGCATAGATCGGTCAATTATTCTTGGATAATGGTGGTAACAATCATCACTTTTTTTATATCAATTATTTTGGGATATTTTTCCTTGGTAATAACCGAGAGGGTTTCGTTATATCTTGCAATCATTGTTCTCTTGCTCATTGTATTTACTGGTGTCTTTTTTGACTTATTAGGAATAGCAGTTACTGCTGCAGAAGAAACACCTTTTCACGCAATGGCTTCACATAGACTTAGAGGTGCAAAAGAAAGTATTACAATACTTAGAAATGCTGGTCCAGTGGCTAACTTCTTCAATGATGTTATTGGCGATATTTCAGGAATTATTTCAGGTTCTGCATCAGCAGCAATATTGATTAAAATAAATCAAAACATATCTGTACAATCTACCCTTGCTAGCCTTATATTAACTGCCATCATAGCAGCTATAACAGTTGGTGGTAAAGCAATAGGGAAGGAAATTGCACTTAGACATGCAAATTATGTTGTTTTTAAAATGGGCTATATTATAAGCTTTTTTAGCTTTAAAGGACAGAAGAAATGA